One part of the Cyanobacterium stanieri LEGE 03274 genome encodes these proteins:
- a CDS encoding NAD(P)H-quinone oxidoreductase subunit N, translated as MDFSSQVASQLNAIAILPEGIVVITLLLVLIGDLIFGRKSASWLPYVAIGGLLASVVALILGWDNPNPQSFLGSFVGDNLSIVFRIIVALSAAITITMSITYIENTGTALSEFICILLTATLGGMFLCGASELVMIFVSLEMLSISSYLMTGYMKRDPRSNEAALKYLLIGAASSAIFLYGLSLLYGLSGGLTDINAIASTIQVGTGLESLGLAIALVFVIAGIAFKISAVPFHQWTPDVYEGSPTPVVAFLSVGSKAAGFAIAIRLLATAFNPMGEQWQFIFTALAILSMVLGNVVALAQTSMKRMLAYSSIGQAGFVMIGLVADSQAGYSSMIFYLFIYLFMNLGAFTCVILFALRTGTDKISDYAGLYQKDPLLTLGLSLCLLSLGGIPPLAGFFGKIYIFWAGWQSGLYGLVLTALVTSVISIYYYIRVVKMMVVKEPQEMSEVVKRYPPVRWNLPGMRAMQVSLVLLVVATSLIGILSNPVVTVANNSVISSSVLESAIAPNQVINDIAINK; from the coding sequence ATGGATTTTTCTAGTCAAGTCGCTAGTCAATTAAATGCGATCGCAATTCTACCAGAAGGAATTGTTGTGATAACATTATTATTAGTATTAATAGGAGATTTAATTTTTGGACGTAAATCCGCTTCATGGCTTCCCTATGTTGCTATTGGTGGTTTACTTGCGTCTGTGGTAGCCCTCATTCTGGGATGGGATAACCCTAATCCCCAATCCTTTTTAGGCTCGTTTGTGGGTGATAACCTCAGTATTGTATTCCGCATCATTGTGGCACTTTCTGCGGCGATTACCATCACCATGAGCATTACTTATATTGAAAATACAGGCACTGCCCTATCAGAGTTTATCTGTATTTTACTTACCGCTACCTTGGGTGGGATGTTTTTGTGTGGTGCATCAGAATTGGTGATGATTTTTGTATCCCTAGAAATGCTCAGTATTTCTTCATACCTGATGACAGGATACATGAAAAGAGATCCTCGTTCCAATGAAGCAGCCTTAAAATATCTTTTGATTGGGGCGGCTAGTTCTGCTATTTTTCTTTATGGTCTATCCTTGTTATATGGACTTTCTGGCGGTTTAACGGATATAAATGCGATCGCCTCTACCATCCAAGTAGGCACTGGGTTAGAATCCCTAGGATTAGCCATTGCCCTTGTGTTTGTCATTGCAGGTATCGCCTTCAAAATCTCCGCTGTACCCTTCCACCAGTGGACTCCAGACGTTTACGAAGGTTCACCCACCCCCGTAGTTGCCTTCCTTTCCGTGGGTTCAAAAGCCGCAGGATTTGCCATCGCCATTCGTTTACTGGCCACCGCTTTCAACCCCATGGGCGAACAATGGCAATTCATTTTTACCGCCCTTGCCATCCTTAGTATGGTACTCGGAAACGTGGTTGCTTTGGCTCAAACTAGCATGAAAAGAATGTTAGCCTATTCCTCCATCGGTCAAGCAGGGTTTGTAATGATTGGTTTAGTAGCCGACTCCCAGGCAGGATATTCTAGTATGATATTCTATCTCTTTATCTACCTATTCATGAACCTTGGGGCATTTACCTGTGTAATTCTCTTTGCCCTCAGAACAGGTACTGATAAAATTAGTGATTATGCAGGATTATATCAAAAAGATCCCCTCCTCACCCTTGGTTTAAGCCTCTGCCTACTCTCCCTCGGCGGTATTCCCCCCTTGGCTGGATTTTTTGGTAAAATTTACATTTTCTGGGCAGGATGGCAAAGTGGGCTTTATGGCTTAGTTTTAACGGCGCTCGTCACCAGTGTAATTTCTATTTACTACTATATCCGAGTGGTAAAAATGATGGTAGTAAAAGAACCTCAAGAAATGTCCGAAGTGGTCAAAAGATACCCCCCAGTGCGCTGGAATCTTCCCGGTATGCGTGCCATGCAAGTATCCCTAGTATTATTGGTGGTTGCAACTTCTTTGATTGGTATTCTCTCTAATCCTGTGGTTACTGTGGCTAATAATTCTGTGATTAGTAGTTCTGTATTAGAAAGTGCGATCGCACCTAATCAAGTCATAAACGATATTGCCATCAACAAATAA
- a CDS encoding (2Fe-2S) ferredoxin domain-containing protein, with the protein MDKKPHLIVICNGRSCKKYGSNYLLEAIQKEKENNTKVITKYCFGHCGNGITVLILPEQKIYPNIRNKKELLNILNSE; encoded by the coding sequence ATGGATAAAAAACCCCATTTAATAGTTATATGTAACGGTAGATCTTGTAAAAAATATGGAAGTAATTACCTTTTAGAAGCTATTCAAAAAGAAAAGGAAAATAACACAAAAGTGATAACTAAATATTGTTTTGGTCATTGTGGTAATGGTATTACAGTTTTAATCTTACCAGAACAAAAAATTTATCCTAACATAAGAAATAAGAAGGAACTTTTAAATATACTCAACTCTGAATAA